The sequence CGACCGCTCCCGATAGCAGGTAGCTGTCCACCCGGTCCAGCACCCCGCCGTGACCCGGGATGATGTCCCCCGAATCCTTCTTGCCCGCATCCCGCTTGATCATCGACTCGGTCAGGTCGCTGATCTGGGCGACCACGCTGATCACCGCCCCCAGCGCCATGCAGTGCAGGATGTCCAGGTGGAAGCCCCAGCCAATGAGCGCGGCGGCCAAGACGGCGAGCAGGATGCCCCCAAGCGAACCTTCAACGGTCTTCTTCGGGGAGAGAGGCCCGATCAGGGGCCTGCGGCCGATGGACTTGCCGATCAGGTACGCCCCCACGTCGGTCGCGATGATCGCCCCAAAGTAGAGGAAGGTGATCCCCATCCCCAGGTGGGGCATGGCCTCGCGATGGACCAGATCCGGGTACTGGAGCTGGCGCAGGAGGGGGATGTAGCTCGGCAACCAGCCCGTCAGCACGATCCCCAGGAAGGTGGTCGCCACGTCCGAGATGGTCCCGATCTGGTTCGGCTTCTGGTCCGAGGCCTTGCCCAGGAGGCTCTGGTAGGGGAACCAGGGGGCGCTGCGGATGATCAGGAACAGGCACGCCAGCACGAAGCTCGCCACCATGAAGGGGGCGTGGTACTTGGTCCCCGTCAGGGCCGTCAGGACGATGATCGAGAGCGAGGCCGCCGTGCCCAGGTAGCGGGCAGGACGGTAGCCCTTCTCCTCGAAGAGCCAGTAGAGCTCCCGGCTCGCGAAGACCGAGAGCACGAAGACGAAGACGGCCATCGGCCACTCGGCGAACCAGATGAGCGCGACGGCCAGCACGATGGCCACGAGCGAGGTGATCACCCGCAGTCGGAACTTGGGGCGATTGAGATCGAAAGGCGAGGGGTCGGGCGACATTTAGGACTCGGTTTCGAGCAGGTCGAGGGTACGCGGAACAGCAAGCAACTCAAGCCCCCCCTGGCCTTTGCGGACCGCCGCCACCCGCCATTCGGCGGGGTGGGCGATCTGCGCGGGCACCGAGGCCCGGGGCGGCAGGAGGGGTTTGACCGTGACCGGTCCCTCGGCGGCAAGCGCCGCGAGGGCTCGGTCTAGAGGATAAGCAAGCCAGGATTGGATGGCTAGACCTCCATGATCTCGGCTTCTTTGGAGACGAGCGCTTTGTCGATCTCGGCGACGAAGCGATCCGTCAGCTTCTGGAGCTGGTCCTGGAGGCGCTTCGAGTCGTCCTGGGTGATCTCGCTCTTCTTCTCGGCGGCCTTGATCTTGTCCTGCTCGTCGCGGCGGACGTTGCGGATGGCGACCTTGCCCTCTTCGGCTTCCTTCTTGGCGAGCTTGACCAGGTCGCGACGGCGCTCCTCGGTGGGAGGGGGGAAGCCGATGCGCAGGGACTGACCGTCGTTGGTCGGGGTCAGGCCCAGGTCGCTCTTGAGGATGGCCCGCTCGATGGCCGTCAGGGCGGCGCGGTCGAAGGGCTGGATCGCCAGCGTGCGCGCGTCGGGGGTCGAGACCGAGGCGATGGCCTTGATGGCCGTCATGGAGCCGTAGTACTCGACCTCGACGCGATCGAGGATCGCAGGGGCGGCGCGGCCGGTGCGGATCGCGGCGAACTCCTGGTTGATCCGGGCGACCGCCTTCTTCATCTTGCCTTCGGCTTCCGCGATGACGTCTTTAAGCATGAGTGGGAATGCCTCCTACGTAAGTGCCGATGGGCTCGCCGCGCACGACACGTTCGATGTTGCCGGGTTCGTTGAGGTTGAACACGATGATCGGGAGCCCGGTGTCCTTGCAAAGGGAGATGGCCGTGGAATCCATGACCTTGAGCTCCTTGCTCAGGACCTCCATGTAGCTGAGTTGCTGGTACTTGACCGCGTTGGGGTTCTTGGCGGGATCCGAGTCGTAGACCCCGTCCACCTTGGTCGCCTTGAGCAGGACCTCGGCGCCGATCTCGACGGCGCGCAGCGAGGCGGCGGTATCGGTGGTGAAGTAAGGGTTGCCGGTGCCCGCGGCGAAGATCACGACGCGGCCCTTCTCGAGGTGACGCATGGCCCGACGCTTGATGAAGGGCTCGGCGACCTCGCGCATTTCGATGGCCGACTGGACCCGGGTGTCGACCCCGGCCTTCTCGAGGCCGTCCTGCAGGGCCAGCGAATTCATGACCGTGGCGAGCATGCCCATGTAGTCGCCGGTGGAGCGATCCATCCCCTTGGCGCTCGCAGCGAGCCCACGGAAGATGTTGCCCCCGCCCACGACCAGCGCGAGCTCGAGGCCCTGGTCCACCAGGCTCTTGACCTCCTCGGCGATCTGGCGGATCACCGCCGGGTCGATGCCGTAGCCCTGCGCGCCCATGAGGGCCTCGCCGCTGAGC is a genomic window of bacterium containing:
- a CDS encoding phosphatidate cytidylyltransferase — encoded protein: MSPDPSPFDLNRPKFRLRVITSLVAIVLAVALIWFAEWPMAVFVFVLSVFASRELYWLFEEKGYRPARYLGTAASLSIIVLTALTGTKYHAPFMVASFVLACLFLIIRSAPWFPYQSLLGKASDQKPNQIGTISDVATTFLGIVLTGWLPSYIPLLRQLQYPDLVHREAMPHLGMGITFLYFGAIIATDVGAYLIGKSIGRRPLIGPLSPKKTVEGSLGGILLAVLAAALIGWGFHLDILHCMALGAVISVVAQISDLTESMIKRDAGKKDSGDIIPGHGGVLDRVDSYLLSGAVAYYYLFYIWHVVY
- the frr gene encoding ribosome recycling factor, with amino-acid sequence MLKDVIAEAEGKMKKAVARINQEFAAIRTGRAAPAILDRVEVEYYGSMTAIKAIASVSTPDARTLAIQPFDRAALTAIERAILKSDLGLTPTNDGQSLRIGFPPPTEERRRDLVKLAKKEAEEGKVAIRNVRRDEQDKIKAAEKKSEITQDDSKRLQDQLQKLTDRFVAEIDKALVSKEAEIMEV
- a CDS encoding UMP kinase, coding for MLSNGLKYKRILLKLSGEALMGAQGYGIDPAVIRQIAEEVKSLVDQGLELALVVGGGNIFRGLAASAKGMDRSTGDYMGMLATVMNSLALQDGLEKAGVDTRVQSAIEMREVAEPFIKRRAMRHLEKGRVVIFAAGTGNPYFTTDTAASLRAVEIGAEVLLKATKVDGVYDSDPAKNPNAVKYQQLSYMEVLSKELKVMDSTAISLCKDTGLPIIVFNLNEPGNIERVVRGEPIGTYVGGIPTHA